The following proteins are encoded in a genomic region of Saccharopolyspora antimicrobica:
- a CDS encoding L-aspartate oxidase, giving the protein MSWEAGADLLVVGTGVAGMTAALRARELGLRVLVVSKDSVDAGNTSWAQGGIAVVRPDELDPGDSLAKHVEDTLTAGVGLCSRPAVREILAGGAAAIDRLRSTGARFDVGTGGELARAREGGHSAFRVIHAGGDATGAEVQRALAEAVRGGGIPVLEQHCVVELLRGEDGSIAGALAMDGESRPGVLRAPAVLLATGGLGQLYSATTNPAVSTADGVALALRAGATVADLEFVQFHPTVLYTPGGPRGRRPLITEAVRGEGAVLVDVRGRRVMAGEHPLEDLAPRDVVSAAINRRAAETGSEHVFLDATGIGAGFAARFPTVHAACLAAGIDPVREPIPVASAAHYSCGGVMSSVDGRTSVSGLYAAGEVACTGLHGANRLASNSLLEGLVVGARAAEAVAKDLCCGLLTRKPVGEVSPPALAVVERELLQTTMSRHAGIGRSEEGLAAATKALDGAAIVRPLRTREAVEDASMLMAAQALLAAARQRAESRGCHRRSDFPDTDDLRWRRSTVFRLDASGWLIHTTAGIARTAA; this is encoded by the coding sequence ATGAGCTGGGAAGCGGGCGCCGACCTGCTCGTCGTCGGCACCGGCGTCGCGGGCATGACCGCGGCCCTGCGGGCCCGCGAGCTGGGCCTTCGGGTGCTGGTGGTCAGCAAGGACTCGGTCGACGCAGGCAACACGAGCTGGGCGCAGGGCGGCATCGCCGTGGTCCGGCCCGACGAGCTCGACCCGGGCGACAGCCTGGCCAAGCACGTCGAGGACACGCTGACCGCGGGCGTCGGGCTGTGCTCGCGCCCGGCGGTGCGGGAGATCCTGGCCGGCGGCGCGGCGGCGATCGACCGGCTGCGCTCGACCGGTGCCCGCTTCGACGTCGGAACCGGCGGCGAGCTGGCGCGGGCCCGCGAGGGCGGGCACAGCGCGTTCCGCGTGATCCACGCGGGCGGCGACGCCACCGGCGCCGAGGTCCAGCGCGCGCTCGCCGAGGCGGTGCGCGGCGGCGGGATCCCAGTGCTGGAGCAGCACTGCGTGGTCGAGCTGCTGCGCGGCGAGGACGGCTCGATCGCCGGAGCGCTGGCGATGGACGGCGAGAGCAGGCCGGGAGTGCTGCGCGCACCTGCGGTGCTGCTGGCCACCGGCGGCCTCGGCCAGCTCTACTCGGCCACCACCAACCCCGCGGTGTCCACTGCGGACGGTGTGGCGCTCGCGCTGCGGGCCGGTGCCACCGTGGCGGACCTGGAGTTCGTGCAGTTCCACCCGACGGTGCTCTACACGCCGGGTGGTCCGCGCGGCCGCCGCCCGCTGATCACCGAGGCCGTGCGCGGCGAGGGCGCGGTCCTGGTCGACGTGCGCGGCCGCCGTGTGATGGCGGGGGAGCACCCGCTGGAGGACCTCGCGCCGCGCGACGTGGTGTCGGCGGCGATCAACCGCCGCGCCGCGGAAACCGGCTCGGAGCACGTGTTCCTGGACGCGACCGGCATCGGCGCGGGCTTCGCCGCCCGGTTCCCGACGGTGCACGCGGCGTGCCTGGCGGCCGGGATCGACCCGGTGCGCGAACCGATCCCGGTGGCCAGCGCCGCGCACTACTCGTGCGGCGGCGTGATGTCCAGTGTGGACGGCCGGACCTCGGTGTCCGGGCTATACGCGGCGGGCGAGGTGGCCTGCACCGGGTTGCACGGCGCGAACCGGCTGGCCTCCAACAGCCTGCTGGAAGGCCTCGTCGTCGGAGCGCGCGCGGCCGAGGCGGTGGCCAAGGACCTGTGCTGCGGCCTGCTGACCCGCAAGCCGGTCGGCGAGGTCAGCCCGCCCGCGCTCGCGGTGGTCGAGCGCGAGCTGCTGCAGACCACCATGAGCCGCCACGCGGGCATCGGGCGATCCGAAGAAGGGCTGGCCGCAGCCACGAAGGCGCTGGACGGCGCGGCGATCGTCCGTCCGCTGCGGACCAGGGAAGCGGTGGAGGACGCGTCGATGCTGATGGCCGCGCAGGCGCTGCTCGCCGCGGCCCGGCAGCGCGCCGAGTCCCGCGGCTGCCACCGCCGCTCGGACTTCCCGGACACCGACGACCTGCGCTGGCGGCGCAGCACGGTGTTCCGGCTGGACGCATCGGGCTGGCTCATCCACACCACGGCCGGGATTGCGAGGACGGCGGCATGA
- a CDS encoding GntR family transcriptional regulator: MPSGRELAYDHLKDTVLSDPSMQGQFVNEQALADEIGVSRTPIREALLLLAAEELVQLVPKRGAYIAPVGGREIRELFEIRTMIECYAARRAIELEAVPVAEMRAELDAQRGLAGADEARAFIDRDHRFHSALVRAVGNDMLSKTYDGLRARQIRAGIVALFAHGDRRKAVLVEHEAIVDALVAGDSEAAEAAITSHLSATQQVLIEG, from the coding sequence TTGCCGTCCGGACGCGAACTCGCCTACGACCACCTCAAGGACACCGTCCTCAGCGACCCGTCGATGCAGGGGCAGTTCGTCAACGAACAGGCCCTGGCCGACGAGATCGGGGTGTCCCGCACGCCGATCCGGGAGGCCCTGCTGCTGCTCGCCGCCGAGGAGCTGGTGCAGCTGGTGCCCAAGCGCGGGGCCTACATCGCGCCGGTCGGCGGGCGCGAGATCCGCGAGCTGTTCGAGATCCGCACCATGATCGAGTGCTACGCGGCGCGGCGCGCCATCGAGCTCGAGGCGGTTCCGGTGGCCGAGATGCGCGCCGAGCTCGACGCCCAGCGCGGCCTCGCCGGTGCGGACGAGGCCCGCGCGTTCATCGACCGCGACCACCGGTTCCACTCGGCGCTGGTCCGGGCGGTCGGCAACGACATGCTGAGCAAGACCTACGACGGGCTGCGCGCCCGGCAGATCCGCGCAGGCATCGTGGCGCTGTTCGCCCACGGCGACCGCCGCAAGGCGGTGCTGGTCGAGCACGAGGCGATCGTCGACGCGCTCGTCGCGGGCGACTCGGAAGCCGCCGAAGCGGCGATCACCAGCCATCTCTCGGCCACCCAGCAAGTTCTCATCGAGGGCTGA
- a CDS encoding carbon-nitrogen hydrolase family protein — MRIALCQIVTGPDPKANLELVADGIRRAAEAGADLAVFPEATMACFGVKLGPLAEPLDGPWATEVRRLADEAGIAVVAGMFTPTADGRVTNTLLITGRGLDTSYDKIHLFDAFGFAESDTVAPGAEPVVVDLDGTKIGFATCYDIRFPGLYTALADRGAEVIVTSASWGSGEGKREQWELLARARALDSTSWVVACGQADPRSIGREPSGKAPTGIGHSLVATPLGQIHAQLADAPEVRVVDVDPAAAAQARQAIPVLTNRRF; from the coding sequence ATGCGGATTGCGTTGTGCCAGATCGTGACCGGCCCGGACCCGAAGGCCAACCTGGAGCTGGTGGCCGACGGCATCCGACGGGCCGCCGAGGCGGGCGCCGATCTCGCGGTGTTCCCGGAAGCGACCATGGCGTGCTTCGGCGTCAAGCTCGGCCCGCTGGCCGAACCGCTGGACGGACCGTGGGCCACCGAGGTGCGGCGCCTGGCCGATGAGGCGGGCATCGCGGTCGTGGCGGGCATGTTCACCCCCACCGCCGACGGCCGGGTCACCAACACGCTGCTGATCACCGGCCGCGGGCTGGACACGAGCTACGACAAGATCCACCTCTTCGACGCCTTCGGCTTCGCCGAGTCCGACACCGTCGCGCCCGGCGCGGAACCGGTGGTGGTGGACCTCGACGGCACCAAGATCGGCTTCGCGACCTGCTACGACATCCGCTTCCCCGGCCTGTACACGGCGCTGGCCGACCGGGGCGCCGAGGTGATCGTCACCTCCGCTTCCTGGGGTTCCGGCGAGGGCAAGCGCGAGCAGTGGGAGCTGCTGGCCCGGGCCCGCGCCCTGGACTCGACGTCGTGGGTGGTGGCCTGCGGCCAGGCCGACCCCCGCAGCATCGGCCGCGAACCGAGCGGCAAGGCCCCCACCGGCATCGGCCACAGCCTGGTGGCCACCCCGCTCGGCCAGATCCACGCCCAGCTCGCCGACGCCCCGGAGGTCCGGGTCGTCGACGTCGACCCGGCCGCAGCGGCCCAAGCCCGCCAAGCCATCCCGGTCCTCACCAACCGCCGCTTCTGA
- a CDS encoding MFS transporter — translation MTQAIPATTRPPRKDLIKAFVASLSGTSLEWYDFAAYSVASALVFGQLFFPSHDPLSGTLLAFSTYAVGYVSRPLGGFVFGRLGDVLGRKQVLVITLLVTGISTFLIGLLPTHGQVGALGAVLLVILRFAQGVGIGGEWGGAVLLSSEFGSEKHRGFWASAAQIGPPAGNLMANGVLAVLAATLTQEQFMSWGWRVAFLLSAVLVLFGMWIRVKLEETPVFKELQAKGEQAGAPVREVFTREPRALVSAILSRVGPDVLYALFTVFVLTYATQQLGMPKSWAVTGVMLGSTLQLVLMPLAGALSDRIGRRRIYAVGAIGAGVWPFVFFPMVQGGSATLLIIGVIVGLVWHALMYGPQAAFVSEQFSPALRSTGSSLAYTLAGVIGGALAPLLFTALFARFGTWIAPAAYLVATCVVTLIGLALGRRDAQ, via the coding sequence ATGACTCAAGCCATCCCCGCCACCACGCGGCCACCCCGCAAGGATCTGATCAAGGCGTTCGTCGCGTCGCTGAGCGGAACCTCCCTCGAGTGGTACGACTTCGCCGCCTACTCGGTGGCCTCGGCGCTGGTGTTCGGCCAGCTGTTCTTCCCCAGCCACGATCCGCTCTCGGGCACGCTGCTGGCGTTCTCGACCTACGCCGTCGGCTACGTCTCCCGGCCGCTGGGCGGCTTCGTCTTCGGCCGGCTCGGCGACGTGCTGGGCCGCAAGCAAGTCCTGGTCATCACGCTGCTGGTCACCGGCATCTCGACGTTCCTGATCGGACTGCTGCCCACGCACGGCCAGGTCGGGGCGCTCGGCGCGGTGCTGCTGGTGATCCTGCGGTTCGCGCAGGGCGTGGGCATCGGCGGCGAGTGGGGCGGCGCGGTGCTGCTGTCCAGCGAGTTCGGCAGCGAGAAGCACCGCGGTTTCTGGGCGTCGGCGGCGCAGATCGGCCCGCCCGCGGGCAACCTGATGGCCAACGGCGTGCTCGCGGTGCTGGCCGCGACGCTCACCCAGGAGCAGTTCATGTCCTGGGGCTGGCGGGTGGCGTTCCTGCTCTCGGCCGTGCTCGTGCTGTTCGGCATGTGGATCCGGGTGAAGCTGGAGGAGACCCCGGTCTTCAAGGAGCTGCAGGCCAAGGGCGAGCAGGCCGGTGCGCCGGTGCGCGAGGTCTTCACCCGCGAGCCGCGGGCGCTGGTCTCGGCGATCCTCTCCCGCGTCGGCCCGGACGTGCTCTACGCGCTGTTCACGGTCTTCGTGCTCACCTACGCGACGCAGCAGCTGGGCATGCCCAAGAGCTGGGCGGTCACCGGTGTGATGCTCGGCTCCACGCTGCAGCTCGTGCTGATGCCGCTGGCCGGCGCGCTGTCCGACCGGATCGGGCGCCGCCGGATCTACGCGGTGGGCGCGATCGGCGCGGGCGTGTGGCCGTTCGTGTTCTTCCCGATGGTCCAGGGCGGTTCGGCGACGCTGCTGATCATCGGCGTGATCGTCGGCCTGGTGTGGCACGCACTCATGTACGGCCCGCAGGCGGCCTTCGTCTCCGAGCAGTTCAGCCCGGCGCTGCGCTCCACCGGGTCGTCGCTGGCCTACACGCTGGCGGGCGTCATCGGCGGCGCGCTGGCACCGCTGCTGTTCACCGCGCTGTTCGCCCGCTTCGGCACCTGGATCGCCCCGGCGGCGTACCTGGTGGCGACGTGCGTGGTGACGCTGATCGGTCTCGCCCTGGGCCGCCGCGACGCGCAGTGA
- the nadC gene encoding carboxylating nicotinate-nucleotide diphosphorylase, which translates to MTIDIDDAREVVRTALAEDLRYGPDATTVATVPADAIAEAGFNTRRAGVLAGLPVVRMVLDEVLGADAYAVLSERSDGDALAPGDCALRVKAPVRGLLTAERTALNLLCHLSGIATATAAWVDAVAGTGCRIRDSRKTLPGLRVLQKYAVRCGGGVNHRMGLGDALLIKDNHVVAAGSVVAAVRACRAHAPELPMEVEVGTLDELDAVLAEDVALVLLDNFTPDQCAEAVRRVAEVSPRTELEASGGLTLEVAAEYAETGVQYLAVGGLTHSSPALDLGLDM; encoded by the coding sequence ATGACGATCGACATCGACGACGCGCGCGAGGTGGTCCGCACCGCGCTGGCCGAGGACCTGCGCTACGGCCCGGACGCGACCACGGTGGCGACGGTGCCCGCCGACGCGATCGCCGAAGCCGGTTTCAACACCCGCCGCGCCGGTGTGCTCGCGGGCCTGCCGGTGGTGCGGATGGTCCTCGACGAGGTGCTGGGCGCAGATGCCTACGCGGTGCTCTCCGAGCGCTCCGACGGCGACGCGCTGGCCCCGGGCGACTGCGCGCTGCGGGTGAAAGCCCCGGTCCGCGGCCTGCTCACGGCCGAGCGCACGGCGCTGAACCTGCTGTGCCACCTGTCCGGCATCGCCACCGCCACCGCGGCGTGGGTGGATGCGGTGGCGGGCACCGGCTGCCGCATCCGGGACAGCCGCAAGACGCTGCCCGGCCTGCGCGTGCTGCAGAAGTACGCGGTCCGCTGCGGTGGCGGCGTCAACCACCGGATGGGCCTGGGCGACGCGCTGCTGATCAAGGACAACCACGTGGTGGCGGCGGGCTCGGTGGTGGCCGCGGTGCGGGCCTGCCGCGCGCACGCGCCGGAGCTGCCGATGGAGGTCGAGGTCGGCACGCTGGACGAGCTCGACGCGGTGCTGGCCGAGGACGTGGCCCTGGTCCTGCTGGACAACTTCACCCCGGACCAGTGCGCGGAAGCGGTCCGCCGCGTCGCCGAGGTCTCCCCGCGCACGGAACTGGAAGCCTCCGGCGGCCTCACCCTCGAAGTGGCGGCGGAGTACGCGGAAACCGGAGTCCAGTACCTCGCGGTCGGCGGCCTGACCCACTCCTCCCCAGCCCTCGACCTCGGCCTCGACATGTGA
- a CDS encoding DUF2848 domain-containing protein: MFPLRFDVNGEVVEVSVTTLLNGGYAGRSQEDVAAHVAELAELGVPAPTSTPCLYPVAPYLAMQPDEVPVQHDRTSGEAEWALVIAGPEERDVLLTVACDHTDRALEVHGVAWSKQAGPDVLGRQAWRLVDVADRVDELTLTAWAGGEQIQRGTLAELLSPQYWLDDLRERGLLRPGTVLLSGTIPMDSAVDQFAGSWRVELGDPKTGATISCEYRLDRMPDPVA; encoded by the coding sequence GTGTTTCCACTGCGTTTCGATGTCAACGGTGAAGTGGTCGAGGTGTCGGTGACGACGCTGCTCAACGGCGGCTACGCCGGTCGCAGCCAGGAGGACGTGGCCGCGCACGTCGCCGAGCTCGCCGAACTCGGCGTGCCCGCGCCGACCAGCACGCCGTGCCTGTACCCGGTCGCGCCGTACCTGGCGATGCAGCCGGACGAGGTCCCGGTGCAGCACGACCGCACCTCCGGAGAAGCGGAGTGGGCGCTGGTCATCGCCGGGCCGGAGGAGCGCGACGTGCTGCTCACGGTCGCCTGCGACCACACCGACCGGGCGCTGGAGGTGCACGGCGTCGCGTGGAGCAAGCAGGCCGGGCCGGACGTGCTGGGGCGCCAGGCGTGGCGGCTGGTCGACGTCGCCGACCGCGTCGACGAGCTCACCCTGACCGCGTGGGCGGGCGGCGAGCAGATCCAGCGGGGCACCCTGGCGGAGCTGCTCTCGCCCCAGTACTGGCTCGACGACCTGCGGGAGCGCGGCCTGCTGCGGCCGGGCACCGTGCTGCTGTCGGGCACCATCCCGATGGACTCGGCGGTCGACCAGTTCGCCGGTTCCTGGCGGGTGGAGCTCGGCGACCCGAAGACCGGCGCCACCATCTCCTGCGAGTACCGCCTCGACCGCATGCCCGACCCGGTGGCGTGA
- a CDS encoding CPBP family intramembrane glutamic endopeptidase yields MTNAQSSLLLPSPLLSGIERARRPTGPIVGLVVVVGCLLVGQTLAALVLFPLFGASAAAALGGAMELADQLAMLLSFVGIAGLLALWIRLKEGRPFGSVGFFPTSRVGVHLAIGAGVAVVLLGVPVGVNLLSGQLDVGAVHTAQVGAAFVALIGFAVQASTEEIITRGYLMQVTFRKWGLIAAVVLQAVVFSLLHGTNPNVTVVALVNILLIALLLAFWALAEGGLWGVCAFHAVWNWCQGNVYGIQVSGMDVRTTMLSIGGAPGSADLLTGGGFGIEASLLTTAALAAGTVLAYLAYRRRTRSATS; encoded by the coding sequence ATGACGAATGCTCAATCGAGCCTCTTGTTGCCGTCGCCGTTGTTGAGCGGTATCGAGCGGGCTCGGCGGCCGACCGGGCCGATCGTCGGGTTGGTCGTGGTCGTGGGGTGCCTGCTGGTCGGGCAGACGCTGGCCGCGCTGGTGCTGTTCCCGCTGTTCGGGGCTTCGGCGGCGGCTGCGCTCGGCGGGGCGATGGAGTTGGCCGATCAGCTCGCGATGCTGCTCAGCTTCGTCGGCATCGCCGGGTTGCTCGCGCTGTGGATCCGGCTCAAGGAGGGGCGGCCGTTCGGCAGCGTCGGGTTCTTCCCCACTTCGCGCGTCGGCGTGCACCTGGCGATCGGCGCCGGGGTGGCCGTGGTGCTGCTGGGCGTGCCGGTCGGTGTGAACCTCCTCAGTGGACAGCTCGACGTCGGGGCGGTGCACACCGCGCAGGTGGGCGCGGCGTTCGTCGCGCTCATCGGGTTCGCGGTGCAGGCCAGCACCGAGGAGATCATCACGCGCGGCTACCTGATGCAGGTCACCTTCCGGAAGTGGGGCCTGATCGCAGCGGTCGTCCTGCAGGCCGTGGTCTTCTCGCTGCTGCACGGCACCAACCCGAACGTGACGGTGGTCGCCCTGGTCAACATCCTGCTCATCGCGCTGCTGCTGGCGTTCTGGGCGCTGGCCGAGGGCGGCCTGTGGGGCGTCTGCGCCTTCCACGCGGTGTGGAACTGGTGCCAGGGCAACGTCTACGGCATCCAGGTCTCCGGCATGGACGTCCGGACGACCATGCTGAGCATCGGCGGGGCGCCGGGCAGCGCCGACCTGCTCACCGGCGGCGGCTTCGGCATCGAGGCCAGCCTGCTCACCACCGCAGCCCTCGCCGCGGGCACGGTCCTCGCCTACCTCGCCTACCGCCGTCGCACCCGGTCAGCGACCAGCTGA
- a CDS encoding SAM-dependent methyltransferase: MPDSEDVQIRGSAVSDEMDTTVPHAARVWNFWLDGKDHYAVDRAAGEEFLQVFPGMRTAAQASRGCLGRMVRHLVAECGVRQFLDIGTGLPTAENTHEIAQRVAPESRIVYVDNDPLVLAHARALLTSTPEGATRYIHADVREPEAIIEAARESLDFDRPVALILFGIMGLIPEYARARSIVDTLLAALPSGSYLALFDVDDSDPGAVDAARRYAESGAIPYNHRTPEEIAGYFTGLELVEPGVVRSGQWRAEAPELAQQDTTTLAGLGRKP, from the coding sequence ATGCCCGATTCCGAGGACGTCCAGATACGGGGGTCCGCCGTTTCCGACGAGATGGACACGACCGTGCCGCACGCGGCGCGCGTCTGGAACTTCTGGCTCGACGGCAAGGACCACTACGCGGTCGACCGCGCGGCCGGCGAGGAGTTCCTGCAGGTGTTCCCGGGGATGCGGACGGCCGCGCAGGCCAGCCGGGGCTGCCTGGGGCGGATGGTCCGGCACCTGGTCGCCGAGTGCGGGGTGCGGCAGTTCCTGGACATCGGCACCGGCCTGCCGACCGCGGAGAACACCCACGAGATCGCTCAGCGGGTCGCCCCGGAGAGCCGGATCGTCTACGTCGACAACGACCCGCTCGTGCTGGCCCACGCCCGCGCGCTGCTGACGAGCACGCCGGAGGGGGCCACCCGGTACATCCACGCCGACGTCCGCGAACCCGAGGCGATCATCGAAGCCGCCCGCGAATCCCTGGACTTCGACCGCCCGGTGGCCCTGATCCTGTTCGGAATCATGGGCTTGATTCCCGAATACGCCCGAGCACGATCCATTGTGGACACGTTGCTGGCGGCGCTGCCGTCGGGTTCCTACCTGGCGCTGTTCGACGTCGACGACAGCGACCCCGGAGCGGTGGACGCGGCCCGGCGCTATGCGGAGTCCGGCGCGATCCCGTACAACCACCGCACGCCGGAGGAGATCGCCGGCTACTTCACCGGCCTGGAGCTGGTGGAGCCAGGAGTGGTCCGGTCCGGCCAGTGGCGCGCCGAGGCCCCGGAGCTCGCACAGCAGGACACCACCACGCTGGCGGGGCTGGGACGCAAGCCCTGA
- a CDS encoding Uma2 family endonuclease codes for MTALPDWMALPPEGLSAADYEALPEEVCRHIEIVDGAIVVTPAPRRLHQRIARRLAGELEQAAAPELTVDTDVDLRLRDVPLLNRRPDVVVYDSALPDDALLRPQHCLLVVEVMSPGSVTADQTDKPAEYAAAGIEHFWRVESDAQDDRCLTVFRYRLDPTTRLYALLGADTDKLSVSAPVELTIDFDSLL; via the coding sequence ATGACCGCACTTCCCGACTGGATGGCCTTGCCGCCCGAGGGGCTGAGCGCTGCGGACTACGAGGCGCTGCCCGAGGAAGTGTGCCGTCACATCGAGATTGTCGATGGAGCCATCGTCGTGACCCCCGCCCCCCGTCGGCTTCACCAGAGAATCGCTCGCCGACTGGCGGGTGAGCTGGAGCAGGCCGCTGCCCCCGAACTGACCGTCGATACGGACGTCGATCTTCGACTTCGGGACGTCCCGCTGCTCAACCGCCGCCCGGATGTCGTCGTCTACGACTCCGCGCTGCCCGACGACGCGCTGCTCAGGCCGCAGCACTGCCTACTGGTGGTCGAGGTGATGTCACCGGGGTCTGTTACCGCTGATCAGACCGACAAGCCTGCCGAATATGCCGCCGCAGGCATCGAGCACTTCTGGCGTGTCGAGAGCGACGCTCAGGACGACCGGTGCCTGACCGTGTTCCGCTACCGCCTGGATCCCACGACACGGCTCTACGCGCTTCTCGGCGCGGACACCGACAAGCTGTCAGTGTCCGCGCCCGTAGAACTCACCATCGACTTCGACTCACTGCTGTAA
- a CDS encoding NUDIX hydrolase translates to MLAGVLQVRDDQLQVMLWQRAREPDVHRWSLPGGRLAATEDVETSIRRQLAEKVDVHKLSHVEQLSVFSAPHRVPDRRVVATAFLGLVPSDVDPEVPADTRWHPVEALPPTAFDHEQIVLAARDRLRAKLSYTNIGFALAPAEFTVSELRGIYSAALGYQVAPTNLQRVLTRRGALEPTGRTLPAGPAGGRPPALFRFTSRDLQVTDPFAVFRPPS, encoded by the coding sequence GTGCTCGCCGGAGTCCTGCAGGTGCGCGACGACCAGCTGCAGGTGATGCTCTGGCAGCGCGCGCGGGAACCGGACGTGCACCGGTGGTCACTGCCCGGCGGGCGGCTGGCGGCCACCGAGGACGTGGAGACCTCGATCCGCCGCCAGCTGGCCGAGAAGGTCGACGTGCACAAGCTCTCCCACGTCGAGCAGCTCTCGGTGTTCAGCGCCCCGCACCGGGTGCCCGACCGCCGCGTGGTGGCCACCGCGTTCCTCGGCCTGGTGCCCTCCGACGTCGATCCCGAAGTCCCCGCCGACACCCGCTGGCACCCGGTCGAAGCGCTGCCGCCGACGGCCTTCGACCACGAGCAGATCGTGCTGGCCGCCCGGGACCGGCTGCGCGCCAAGCTGTCCTACACCAACATCGGCTTCGCACTGGCCCCCGCCGAGTTCACCGTCTCCGAGCTGCGCGGCATCTACTCCGCGGCGCTGGGCTACCAGGTCGCGCCGACCAACCTCCAGCGCGTCCTCACCCGCCGCGGCGCGCTGGAACCCACCGGCCGCACGCTGCCGGCCGGCCCAGCGGGCGGCCGGCCGCCCGCGCTGTTCCGCTTCACCAGCCGCGACCTCCAGGTCACCGACCCCTTCGCCGTCTTCCGCCCGCCGAGCTAG
- the nadA gene encoding quinolinate synthase NadA gives MAATATWERTDAGYTGVQADADWAREIRALADERDAVLLAHNYQLPEIQDVADHTGDSLALSRIAASSSASTIVFCGVHFMAETAKILGPEKTVLIPDARAGCSLADSITAEQLRAWKAEHPGAVVVSYVNTTAEVKAETDICCTSSNAVDVVRSVPADREVLFCPDQFLGAHVKRETGRDNLHIWAGECHVHAGINGPELAERAAANPDADLFIHPECGCATSALYLAGEGIVAPERVKILSTGDMLTAARDTGARSVLVATEVGMLHQLRKAAPEIDFRAVNDRASCRYMKMITPAALLRCLREGADEVHVPTDVADRARASVERMIAIGKPGGGE, from the coding sequence ATGGCCGCTACTGCCACCTGGGAGCGGACCGACGCCGGTTACACGGGAGTGCAGGCCGACGCCGACTGGGCCCGCGAGATCCGCGCGCTGGCCGACGAACGGGACGCGGTGCTGCTGGCGCACAACTACCAGCTGCCCGAGATCCAGGACGTCGCCGACCACACCGGTGACTCGCTGGCGCTGAGCCGCATCGCGGCCAGCAGCAGCGCGAGCACGATCGTCTTCTGCGGCGTGCACTTCATGGCCGAGACCGCCAAGATCCTCGGCCCGGAGAAGACGGTGCTCATCCCGGACGCCCGCGCCGGCTGCTCGCTGGCCGACTCGATCACCGCGGAGCAGCTGCGCGCCTGGAAGGCCGAGCACCCGGGCGCGGTCGTGGTGTCCTACGTCAACACCACCGCCGAGGTGAAGGCCGAGACCGACATCTGCTGCACCTCCTCCAACGCGGTCGACGTGGTGCGCTCCGTCCCGGCCGACCGCGAGGTGCTGTTCTGCCCGGACCAGTTCCTCGGCGCGCACGTCAAGCGCGAGACCGGCCGGGACAACCTGCACATCTGGGCCGGTGAGTGCCACGTGCACGCGGGCATCAACGGCCCGGAGCTGGCCGAGCGCGCCGCGGCGAACCCGGACGCGGACCTGTTCATCCACCCGGAGTGCGGCTGCGCGACCTCGGCGCTGTACCTGGCGGGGGAGGGCATCGTCGCCCCGGAACGGGTGAAGATCCTGTCCACCGGCGACATGCTGACCGCCGCGCGCGACACCGGTGCGCGGTCGGTGCTGGTCGCCACCGAGGTCGGCATGCTGCACCAGCTGCGCAAGGCCGCGCCGGAGATCGACTTCCGCGCGGTCAACGACCGGGCCTCCTGCCGCTACATGAAGATGATCACCCCGGCCGCGCTGCTGCGCTGCCTGCGCGAGGGCGCCGACGAGGTGCACGTGCCCACCGACGTCGCCGACCGCGCGCGGGCCTCGGTCGAGCGGATGATCGCCATCGGCAAGCCCGGAGGCGGCGAATGA